A stretch of Coccidioides posadasii str. Silveira chromosome 2, complete sequence DNA encodes these proteins:
- a CDS encoding uncharacterized protein (EggNog:ENOG410PK4U~COG:S~TransMembrane:1 (i88-109o)~BUSCO:1858at33183) — MAGAGDESAPLLARSASPSLSHHSSYSKKQSTSDRNGVASETTPLLSGERQRSSRDEDHRSIASSARSGQAVPGQQADKKARRVRWPIVISLASLCLAVIAILVLGFAAPATVEEYAKEAAIVEPIGISIAAFTSSGVRTRIQASFSLDSSRVKKPIVRNIGRLTTWFGKEVESGESDIQVYLPEYGNILLGTATIPPIKVNIQDGHKNSIDFLADLKAGDVDGMRGVANDWLEGRLGHLRIKGVASVPLRSGLLQLGFQHISETFVLQDQDLPIFPDFNITKLNVHEFQLPGERRAVAADISLHIQNVYAIEATVPALTFEIMVPNCAPGDDYIRIGNATSDTIEIEPKRPVLASVTGFIYEVPDALITICPGKTSSPLDLLVQSYIKGRETFVYVRGGSLTSPTLPDWLEAILQSVIVPVSIPSKGLSNLIERFSMSHVHFFLPEPSAKPDAPEAQPRVSALVQALVDLPQEMNVPVNVSRVRTVADVYYHSKKLGYIDLQKWQNATVRHIKDELDNSPALLVEFDIEKAPLRIVDEAVFADVIKKVILAGETVSLQVKANVAAELDTALGKFVIRDIPASGDITVKAPLTGGLGNVNPKIDSIKISHTTESTISLQAVVNFTNPTNYSADTPFIDMKLAYNGSSVAHIMGQNLSIFPGHNSFVKVQGLWNPADGNGQQGVISGRDLISRYISGLNTTVTISPHSGSIPFLPELGKALSTLRIEIPVPKLRLPDQNGDGDDDGDNPDGGDGPHFIKDATMHLWTSTAEFTLLSPLTETTLFITSVDATALYNSTSPVGRIQYNSPFPVPPGVSITPRLPVELDFGGAGYEALKKALGGSLEIDAVADIGVKLGEYMDTISYWGKGIGAKVRL; from the exons ATGGCCGGTGCCGGTGACGAAAGCGCACCGCTGCTGGCTCGATCTGCAtctccctccctctctcaTCATTCTAGCTACTCCAAAAAGCAATCTACATCGGATCGGAATGGGGTGGCATCCGAAACAACCCCTCTTCTCTCGGGAGAGCGTCAACGATCTTCTCGGGATGAAGATCACCGCTCCATTGCATCCTCCGCTAGGTCTGGCCAAGCGGTACCAGGTCAGCAAGCAGATAAAAAGGCTCGCAGGGTGAGATGGCCGATTGTGATTTCCTTGGCCAGCCTGTGCCTAGCAGTTATTGCTATCTTAGTCCTCGGCTTTGCTGCGCCCGCGACCGTTGAGGAGTATGCAAAGGAGGCCGCCATTGTTGAGCCTATCGGAATATCAATTGCCGCGTTCACATCGTCTGGCGTCCGAACTAGAATCCAAGCTTCGTTCTCTCTCGACTCCTCCCGAGTGAAGAAACCAATTGTGCGGAATATAGGCCGTTTGACAACCTGGTTTGGGAAAGAAGTGGAAAGCGGGGAGTCCGATATTCAGGTCTATCTGCCTGAATACGGGAATATTTTGCTGGGAACAGCTACTATCCCGCCTATCAAGGTTAACATTCAAGATGGGCATAAGAACAGTATTGATTTTTTGGCTGACCTAAAAGCTGGAGATGTCGATGGAATGCGTGGAGTTGCCAACGATTGGCTTGAAGGGCGCCTTGGCCATTTGCGGATAAAGGGCGTGGCCTCAGTGCCGCTTCGCTCAGGGTTACTTCAGCTGGGTTTCCAGCACATTTCGGAGACTTTCGTTCTTCAAG ACCAAGACCTCCCAATTTTCCCTGACTTTAACATCACGAAGCTGAATGTTCACGAGTTTCAATTGCCGGGGGAGCGTAGGGCTGTAGCTGCTGATATATCCCTTCACATTCAGAATGTATACGCCATTGAAGCTACCGTCCCCGCCCTTACGTTTGAAATTATGGTGCCAAATTGTGCTCCTGGCGATGACTACATTCGAATAGGAAATGCCACCAGTGATACTATTGAAATCGAGCCCAAAAGACCTGTCCTTGCGTCAGTTACTGGATTTATTTATGAGGTTCCGGATGCATTGATAACAATATGTCCCGGCAAGACCTCTTCCCCTCTGGATCTTCTCGTCCAAAGTTATATCAAAGGTCGCGAGACTTTCGTCTATGTCCGTGGGGGATCACTCACTTCTCCTACACTTCCGGACTGGCTAGAGGCCATATTACAGAGCGTCATCGTTCCAGTTTCTATTCCCAGCAAAGGGCTCTCAAATCTCATCGAACggttttccatgtctcatgTACATTTTTTTCTTCCTGAGCCTTCTGCGAAACCAGATGCTCCCGAAGCACAGCCAAGAGTATCGGCTCTTGTCCAGGCGCTTGTTGACCTCCCTCAGGAAATGAACGTGCCTGTGAACGTTTCACGTGTTCGGACGGTCGCAGATGTTTACTACCATAGCAAGAAACTCGGTTATATCGATCTGCAGAAATGGCAAAATGCGACTGTTCGTCACATAAAAGATGAACTAGACAACTCCCCAGCTTTACTGGTAGAATTCGACATAGAAAAAGCACCATTGCGAATTGTGGATGAAGCTGTATTCGCCGATGTTATTAAAAAGGTGATTCTAGCTGGCGAAACGGTCTCCTTACAGGTCAAAGCCAATGTGGCTGCCGAGCTGGATACGGCCTTGGGGAAGTTCGTAATTCGAGACATACCAGCCAGCGGGGATATCACTGTGAAGG CTCCCCTGACAGGGGGCTTGGGCAACGTCAATCCCAAAATTGATTCCATCAAAATATCCCATACGACCGAGTCTACTATCTCCCTTCAAGCAGTTGTAAATTTTACCAACCCGACAAATTATTCTGCAGACACACCTTTCATCGACATGAAGCTAGCCTATAATGGTTCGAGCGTTGCCCATATAATGGGACAGAATCTTTCCATATTCCCCGGTCACAACTCTTTTGTCAAAGTGCAGGGATTATGGAACCCCGCTGATGGAAACGGACAGCAAGGAGTAATTTCTGGTCGAGACCTAATCTCTCGCTATATATCGG GGTTAAATACCACTGTCACTATTTCACCGCATAGCGGTTCCATTCCATTCTTACCAGAACTCGGGAAGGCGTTATCGACGCTCAGGATTGAAATTCCAGTACCAAAACTTCGACTTCCTGACCAAAATGGCgatggtgatgatgacgGAGATAACCCCGACGGTGGCGATGGGCCACACTTTATTAAAGATGCCACG ATGCATCTATGGACTTCGACGGCTGAATTTACATTGCTATCTCCCCTTACGGAAACAACGCTCTTTATTACGTCTGTTGACGCCACAGCGCTATATAACAGTACTTCTCCGGTCGGCAGGATTCAGTATAACTCCCCTTTCCCGGTCCCTCCAGGAGTTTCCATAACACCACGGCTTCCTGTGGAGTTAGACTTTGGAGGAGCAGGATATGAAGCTCTTAAAAAGGCACTTGGTGGAAGCTTAGAGATAGACGCTGTTGCGGACATTGGTGTCAAATTAGGGGAATATATGGACACGATATCTTACTGGGGAAAAGGCATCGGTGCAAAAGTACGACTATAA
- a CDS encoding uncharacterized protein (EggNog:ENOG410PK4U~COG:S~TransMembrane:1 (i88-109o)), whose amino-acid sequence MAGAGDESAPLLARSASPSLSHHSSYSKKQSTSDRNGVASETTPLLSGERQRSSRDEDHRSIASSARSGQAVPGQQADKKARRVRWPIVISLASLCLAVIAILVLGFAAPATVEEYAKEAAIVEPIGISIAAFTSSGVRTRIQASFSLDSSRVKKPIVRNIGRLTTWFGKEVESGESDIQVYLPEYGNILLGTATIPPIKVNIQDGHKNSIDFLADLKAGDVDGMRGVANDWLEGRLGHLRIKGVASVPLRSGLLQLGFQHISETFVLQDQDLPIFPDFNITKLNVHEFQLPGERRAVAADISLHIQNVYAIEATVPALTFEIMVPNCAPGDDYIRIGNATSDTIEIEPKRPVLASVTGFIYEVPDALITICPGKTSSPLDLLVQSYIKGRETFVYVRGGSLTSPTLPDWLEAILQSVIVPVSIPSKGLSNLIERFSMSHVHFFLPEPSAKPDAPEAQPRVSALVQALVDLPQEMNVPVNVSRVRTVADVYYHSKKLGYIDLQKWQNATVRHIKDELDNSPALLVEFDIEKAPLRIVDEAVFADVIKKVILAGETVSLQVKANVAAELDTALGKFVIRDIPASGDITVKAPLTGGLGNVNPKIDSIKISHTTESTISLQAVVNFTNPTNYSADTPFIDMKLAYNGSSVAHIMGQNLSIFPGHNSFVKVQGLWNPADGNGQQGVISGRDLISRYISGLNTTVTISPHSGSIPFLPELGKALSTLRIEIPVPKLRLPDQNGDGDDDGDNPDGGDGPHFIKDATVWSMFIKSMGNHA is encoded by the exons ATGGCCGGTGCCGGTGACGAAAGCGCACCGCTGCTGGCTCGATCTGCAtctccctccctctctcaTCATTCTAGCTACTCCAAAAAGCAATCTACATCGGATCGGAATGGGGTGGCATCCGAAACAACCCCTCTTCTCTCGGGAGAGCGTCAACGATCTTCTCGGGATGAAGATCACCGCTCCATTGCATCCTCCGCTAGGTCTGGCCAAGCGGTACCAGGTCAGCAAGCAGATAAAAAGGCTCGCAGGGTGAGATGGCCGATTGTGATTTCCTTGGCCAGCCTGTGCCTAGCAGTTATTGCTATCTTAGTCCTCGGCTTTGCTGCGCCCGCGACCGTTGAGGAGTATGCAAAGGAGGCCGCCATTGTTGAGCCTATCGGAATATCAATTGCCGCGTTCACATCGTCTGGCGTCCGAACTAGAATCCAAGCTTCGTTCTCTCTCGACTCCTCCCGAGTGAAGAAACCAATTGTGCGGAATATAGGCCGTTTGACAACCTGGTTTGGGAAAGAAGTGGAAAGCGGGGAGTCCGATATTCAGGTCTATCTGCCTGAATACGGGAATATTTTGCTGGGAACAGCTACTATCCCGCCTATCAAGGTTAACATTCAAGATGGGCATAAGAACAGTATTGATTTTTTGGCTGACCTAAAAGCTGGAGATGTCGATGGAATGCGTGGAGTTGCCAACGATTGGCTTGAAGGGCGCCTTGGCCATTTGCGGATAAAGGGCGTGGCCTCAGTGCCGCTTCGCTCAGGGTTACTTCAGCTGGGTTTCCAGCACATTTCGGAGACTTTCGTTCTTCAAG ACCAAGACCTCCCAATTTTCCCTGACTTTAACATCACGAAGCTGAATGTTCACGAGTTTCAATTGCCGGGGGAGCGTAGGGCTGTAGCTGCTGATATATCCCTTCACATTCAGAATGTATACGCCATTGAAGCTACCGTCCCCGCCCTTACGTTTGAAATTATGGTGCCAAATTGTGCTCCTGGCGATGACTACATTCGAATAGGAAATGCCACCAGTGATACTATTGAAATCGAGCCCAAAAGACCTGTCCTTGCGTCAGTTACTGGATTTATTTATGAGGTTCCGGATGCATTGATAACAATATGTCCCGGCAAGACCTCTTCCCCTCTGGATCTTCTCGTCCAAAGTTATATCAAAGGTCGCGAGACTTTCGTCTATGTCCGTGGGGGATCACTCACTTCTCCTACACTTCCGGACTGGCTAGAGGCCATATTACAGAGCGTCATCGTTCCAGTTTCTATTCCCAGCAAAGGGCTCTCAAATCTCATCGAACggttttccatgtctcatgTACATTTTTTTCTTCCTGAGCCTTCTGCGAAACCAGATGCTCCCGAAGCACAGCCAAGAGTATCGGCTCTTGTCCAGGCGCTTGTTGACCTCCCTCAGGAAATGAACGTGCCTGTGAACGTTTCACGTGTTCGGACGGTCGCAGATGTTTACTACCATAGCAAGAAACTCGGTTATATCGATCTGCAGAAATGGCAAAATGCGACTGTTCGTCACATAAAAGATGAACTAGACAACTCCCCAGCTTTACTGGTAGAATTCGACATAGAAAAAGCACCATTGCGAATTGTGGATGAAGCTGTATTCGCCGATGTTATTAAAAAGGTGATTCTAGCTGGCGAAACGGTCTCCTTACAGGTCAAAGCCAATGTGGCTGCCGAGCTGGATACGGCCTTGGGGAAGTTCGTAATTCGAGACATACCAGCCAGCGGGGATATCACTGTGAAGG CTCCCCTGACAGGGGGCTTGGGCAACGTCAATCCCAAAATTGATTCCATCAAAATATCCCATACGACCGAGTCTACTATCTCCCTTCAAGCAGTTGTAAATTTTACCAACCCGACAAATTATTCTGCAGACACACCTTTCATCGACATGAAGCTAGCCTATAATGGTTCGAGCGTTGCCCATATAATGGGACAGAATCTTTCCATATTCCCCGGTCACAACTCTTTTGTCAAAGTGCAGGGATTATGGAACCCCGCTGATGGAAACGGACAGCAAGGAGTAATTTCTGGTCGAGACCTAATCTCTCGCTATATATCGG GGTTAAATACCACTGTCACTATTTCACCGCATAGCGGTTCCATTCCATTCTTACCAGAACTCGGGAAGGCGTTATCGACGCTCAGGATTGAAATTCCAGTACCAAAACTTCGACTTCCTGACCAAAATGGCgatggtgatgatgacgGAGATAACCCCGACGGTGGCGATGGGCCACACTTTATTAAAGATGCCACGGTATGGTCTATGTTTATCAAATCCATGGGGAACCACGCTTAA
- the ARG3 gene encoding ornithine carbamoyltransferase (EggNog:ENOG410PH0Z~COG:E~BUSCO:9409at33183) — MANFSFSSTPSLLFQLSHIRKVPRHCSLFSQTCGYHISHSLDKYNSSPMQSATRSTANACRNMAKNQGRPYTNGSHAPSTPRHLLSIADLTPTEFATLVRNASSYKKTIKSDSMPERLMGALSGKTVAMMFSKRSTRTRVSTEGAVVKMGGHPMFLGKDDIQLGVNESLYDTSVVISSMVSCIVARVGPHSDIANLAKHSSVPVINALCDTFHPLQAIADFLTIHESFASQSATHGTHPSSLGLEGLKIAWVGDANNVLFDLAIAATKMGVNVAVATPRGYEIPSHIVELIQKAREGVQSPGNLTQTTVPEVAVKDADVIVTDTWISMGQETEKIKRLEAFKDFKVTSELAKRGGAKENWKFMHCLPRHPEEVSDEVFYSERSLVFPEAENRLWAAISALEAFVVNKGKIA; from the coding sequence ATGGCAAATTTTAGTTTCTCCTCGACTCcttcccttctttttcaaCTCTCCCACATTCGCAAGGTGCCCAGACATTGCTCCCTTTTCTCTCAAACCTGCGGTTATCACATCTCTCACTCTCTTGACAAGTACAATTCCTCCCCTATGCAATCTGCGACACGAAGCACTGCCAACGCTTGTCGAAATATGGCGAAAAATCAGGGGAGACCTTATACTAACGGCTCTCATGCCCCTTCCACGCCTCGACATCTTCTTTCCATTGCAGACCTTACGCCCACAGAATTCGCAACTCTTGTCCGAAATGCCTCTTCCTATAAGAAAACGATCAAGTCGGACTCAATGCCTGAGCGCTTGATGGGGGCGCTGTCAGGAAAGACCGTAGCCATGATGTTCAGCAAACGCAGCACCAGAACCAGAGTATCAACCGAAGGCGCTGTGGTGAAGATGGGAGGTCATCCCATGTTTCTAGGAAAGGATGACATCCAGTTGGGCGTGAATGAGTCACTGTACGATACTTCTGTTGTAATATCTTCAATGGTATCTTGCATTGTTGCCCGCGTGGGACCTCACTCCGACATTGCCAATTTGGCTAAACACTCGAGTGTGCCGGTTATTAACGCCTTATGTGACACCTTCCATCCGCTGCAAGCAATCGCCGATTTCCTCACCATCCATGAATCCTTTGCGTCACAATCTGCAACACACGGAACACATCCCTCGAGTCTGGGATTGGAGGGACTGAAAATTGCGTGGGTCGGAGATGCAAATAATGTCCTTTTTGACCTGGCGATCGCCGCGACCAAGATGGGTGTAAATGTGGCCGTTGCGACACCCAGGGGCTACGAGATTCCGTCTCATATCGTTGAACTGATTCAGAAAGCACGAGAAGGGGTCCAGTCACCAGGAAATCTCACACAAACCACCGTGCCAGAAGTCGCCGTCAAGGATGCAGACGTCATCGTGACCGACACCTGGATCTCGATGGGGCAAGAGACCgagaaaatcaaaagactGGAAGCGTTCAAAGACTTTAAAGTGACTTCAGAGCTTGCTAAACGAGGAGGCGCAAAAGAGAATTGGAAGTTCATGCATTGCTTACCACGACATCCCGAGGAGGTTAGCGACGAAGTTTTCTATAGCGAGAGATCTCTCGTCTTCCCAGAGGCCGAAAATCGACTATGGGCAGCCATTTCGGCGCTGGAAGCGTTTGTTGTTAACAAGGGGAAGATTGCTTGA
- a CDS encoding uncharacterized protein (EggNog:ENOG410PI63~COG:S~BUSCO:11093at33183), translated as MESLSHSRSSSRGFRSRRSYTSLQHISLAPLTSRFPLDDDAGDSDGPVPVKERDPPGRPQLPTTSYYSTSSVPTTPPVLSDSRNLSFTNLNKKRKSSKTAPLSDTGLDLLNTQRPPHHHRTRSHNPRERLPRVRNHHEDNEWLLRAGLALATSAREEKGQSWLVKRESSTSLVSDLNHEPNRRPHPRWSQTARRHRSGVSTPIALSRRGSKSQLPSPRSSRASFMTAAEGGFCSRSVPATPSHDQTEVIPDFVEKTVRDEMRSIISQSCKNDHNPSRNGDVETASYDYTSRRSSLLDRSFPSSESNYSESESEDESEFGEVEMQRLTRQQGFGLGPWIDRLVEWALFNVEEETSPIVHTQWADEHDALVGSAKARKEVAFTHADDQPGSEVETDCESTGSADSSSSSGLSEESTEKGAWADVRWLLRVARNAL; from the exons ATGGAG TCCCTGTCCCACTCTCGCAGCAGCTCACGCGGCTTTCGCTCTCGTCGGTCCTACACCAGTCTTCAACACATCTCCCTCGCTCCATTGACCAGCAGATTTCCATTGGATGATGATGCTGGTGATTCGGACGGCCCTGTTCCGGTGAAGGAGAGAGATCCCCCTGGTCGTCCTCAACTTCCAACCACATCCTACTATTCGACCAGTTCAGTCCCAACTACTCCTCCAGTGCTATCCGACTCGCGAAATTTATCATTCACAAACTTGAATAAAAAGAGGAAGTCATCGAAAACTGCACCGTTGAGTGACACCGGGTTGGATTTGCTAAACACCCAAAGACCCCCGCACCATCACAGGACGCGGAGTCACAATCCGCGCGAACGATTGCCACGAGTCCGGAATCACCATGAGGATAATGAATGGCTTCTTAGAGCGGGACTGGCCCTGGCAACTTCAGCACGCGAGGAGAAAGGCCAAAGCTGGCTTGTGAAGCGGGAGAGCTCAACGAGTCTCGTCTCGGACTTGAACCATGAGCCCAATCGCAGACCGCACCCGCGTTGGAGTCAGACTGCGCGAAGACACCGTTCTGGAGTGTCTACTCCAATCGCTTTGTCGAGACGCGGGTCGAAATCGCAACTCCCAAGTCCACGTAGCAGTCGGGCATCGTTCATGACCGCGGCAGAGGGAGGATTCTGTTCTCGAAGCGTCCCCGCCACTCCATCTCACGACCAAACCGAAGTTATCCCAGACTTTGTGGAGAAAACGGTCCGTGACGAAATGAGATCCATAATATCCCAGAGCTGTAAAAATGACCACAACCCATCACGGAACGGTGATGTTGAAACTGCAAGCTATGACTACACTTCTAGAAGATCATCTCTTCTCGACCGATCTTTCCCTTCGTCTGAATCCAATTATTCTGAATCAGAGTCCGAAGATGAAAGTGAATTTGGCGAGGTCGAGATGCAACGGCTGACTCGCCAGCAAGGGTTTGGCCTTGGTCCTTGGATAGACAGGCTGGTTGAATGGGCGCTGTTCAATGTGGAAGAGGAGACTTCTCCCATAGTCCATACCCAATGGGCAGACGAACATGACGCCTTGGTTGGTAGTGCTAAAGCTAGGAAAGAGGTAGCCTTTACCCACGCGGACGACCAACCAGGCTCCGAAGTAGAAACAGACTGTGAAAGTACAGGGTCCGCGGATAGTTCTTCATCATCCGGCCTGTCCGAAGAGTCCACTGAGAAAGGCGCCTGGGCTGATGTGAGGTGGCTACTGCGCGTTGCCAGGAACGCTCTGTGA
- a CDS encoding uncharacterized protein (EggNog:ENOG410PP4W~COG:S~BUSCO:12351at33183): MNPESRAHFESVAMAGMSEATQRHEDRNFDIFDWYPRYQSCQRYFLDRAQHSVPVQALSSFLNILLPFQRQPNPVFNSAADAAQCRPQSPGPVTPTSVPPSVSLVPYIRRLVATGMDYPGVLHGFFGDDWVTGIGPLHEQERRNYLFAAKSGGWAAVKRDYDIQPLETIPFLRPLQSPVDSEIEAAERGWSEWLAMEDWMVGPRAPDAFNESSPSSRSRSA; this comes from the coding sequence ATGAATCCGGAATCGCGTGCGCATTTCGAATCGGTTGCCATGGCCGGAATGTCAGAAGCTACACAGCGGCACGAGGACCGTAATTTCGATATATTTGATTGGTATCCTCGTTACCAGAGTTGCCAGAGATATTTTCTTGATCGCGCTCAGCACAGCGTTCCCGTTCAGGCTCTGTCCTCATTTCTGAATATACTTCTTCCGTTTCAAAGACAACCAAACCCGGTGTTCAATTCTGCAGCAGATGCAGCTCAGTGTCGGCCCCAGTCGCCAGGCCCTGTTACGCCCACTTCTGTACCGCCAAGTGTGTCCCTGGTCCCTTACATTCGTCGTTTAGTCGCGACTGGAATGGACTACCCAGGCGTCCTACATGGATTCTTTGGCGACGATTGGGTGACTGGAATCGGACCTTTACATGAACAGGAGCGTCGAAACTATCTTTTTGCTGCCAAAAGCGGCGGATGGGCAGCTGTTAAACGCGATTATGATATCCAGCCGCTTGAAACCATTCCATTCCTACGGCCGCTCCAGAGTCCTGTTGACTCTGAGATTGAGGCCGCAGAAAGGGGCTGGAGTGAGTGGCTTGCAATGGAAGATTGGATGGTTGGACCCCGTGCGCCTGATGCGTTTAACGAGTCTTCACCATCGTCACGGTCACGAAGTGCCTGA
- a CDS encoding uncharacterized protein (EggNog:ENOG410Q5BK) gives MGEKHTESNEYPQSSPTDNVLIERFGLPMPIDGLNVPSVSLQPRPFCPSRPQATSSFLDVFPFELVDMVLFNLDCKSMTRLSATNSKFEAYVKALTFYKRIAEECQTTLYELKHCGLYGTLPVKRIFDLLRNPYCFTCGDLSTSVLIPDIQRCCRSCMGRKADITSIRTETEVDGIDLAYQQLMDGAPPFSQSKWTCACLSIILNFSHKHSSSPLSPNYDWMWLASVQLPFLDPDSGKLELGRRCMACGWAVRRFEDEGKPIPYSQASELGLIKDEERRAMFRVYSVEGLLRHIRSGECPHAPQYEKTIAIKSIPYYALMQWLNWIIDVEHPSESHSN, from the coding sequence ATGGGGGAGAAACACACAGAAAGTAATGAATACCCTCAGTCATCGCCAACTGACAATGTTCTTATTGAGAGGTTCGGGCTGCCAATGCCTATTGATGGCTTGAACGTGCCATCTGTTTCCCTCCAACCTAGGCCTTTCTGTCCTAGTCGGCCCCAGGCTACATCCAGCTTCCTCGACGTCTTCCCCTTTGAGCTTGTGGACATGGTCCTCTTCAACCTAGACTGCAAGTCTATGACTAGACTCTCTGCCACAAATTCAAAGTTTGAAGCATACGTTAAGGCCCTCACATTCTACAAGCGCATTGCAGAAGAGTGCCAAACCACGCTCTACGAGTTAAAGCACTGCGGCCTCTATGGCACTCTTCCCGTTAAAAGGATATTCGACCTTTTGCGAAACCCATACTGCTTCACCTGCGGCGACTTAAGCACTTCAGTCTTGATCCCAGACATCCAACGTTGCTGCAGAAGCTGTATGGGGCGAAAGGCGGATATCACATCTATCAGAACCGAAACCGAAGTCGACGGGATTGACCTTGCGTATCAGCAGCTTATGGACGGCGCTCCCCctttttcacaatcaaagTGGACATGTGCCTGCCTCTCTATCATTCTGAACTTCTCGCACAAACACAGTTCCAGCCCTTTATCGCCAAATTACGACTGGATGTGGCTGGCTTCTGTGCAGCTTCCCTTCCTGGATCCCGATTCTGGAAAACTCGAATTGGGCAGACGCTGTATGGCTTGTGGATGGGCCGTTCGGCGTTTTGAGGATGAAGGAAAACCCATTCCCTATTCTCAAGCTAGTGAACTGGGGCTCATAAAGGACGAGGAAAGGCGTGCAATGTTCCGCGTCTATTCGGTTGAAGGCCTCTTGAGGCATATTAGAAGCGGAGAATGTCCTCATGCTCCGCAATACGAGAAAACCATAGCGATAAAGTCTATACCCTATTACGCTCTGATGCAATGGTTGAATTGGATAATCGACGTTGAACACCCCAGCGAGTCGCACTCCAACTAA